One genomic window of Bacillus mycoides includes the following:
- a CDS encoding amidase family protein yields MEIQFNTLLQKELTIHDIQTAMEEGKLTSKELVMYYLHRIAKYDQDGPKLNSILEINPDAIFIAEALEHERKTKGIRGPLHGIPVLLKDNIETSDSMHTSAGTIALEHNVSNQDAFLVKKLRAAGAVIIGKANMTELANGMSFEMWAGYSARGGQTINPYGTGKDDMFVGGSSTGSAVAVAANFTVLSVGTETDASILSPAVQNSVVGIKPTVGLISRRGIIPFTYSQDTAGPFARTVTDAAILLGSLTGVDEKDVATYKSEGMAYQDYTSYLDANGLKGAKIGVYSNASKDYYENGEYDEKLFEETIQVLRSEGATVVEDIDIPSFHREWSWGVPLYELKHSLDNYLSKLPSTIPVHSISELMEFNKNIAERALKYGQTKLERRKDFPNTLRNPEYLNARLEDIYFSQKQGIDFALEKYNLDAILFPFYIGSTICAKAGYPSIAIPAGYMKNGRPFGITLASTAFSEGTLIKLAYAFEQATKHRKIPNLS; encoded by the coding sequence ATGGAAATTCAGTTCAATACATTATTGCAAAAAGAATTAACAATTCATGATATACAAACTGCAATGGAAGAAGGAAAATTAACGTCGAAAGAATTAGTCATGTATTATCTTCATAGAATCGCAAAATATGACCAAGATGGTCCGAAACTCAATTCTATTTTAGAAATCAACCCAGATGCTATCTTTATTGCAGAAGCGCTAGAACATGAAAGAAAGACAAAAGGTATAAGAGGTCCATTGCACGGTATCCCTGTATTACTGAAGGACAATATTGAAACAAGTGATTCTATGCATACAAGTGCAGGGACAATTGCTCTTGAGCATAATGTTAGTAATCAAGATGCATTTCTTGTTAAAAAACTGCGTGCAGCAGGAGCAGTGATAATAGGAAAAGCAAATATGACAGAGTTAGCAAATGGAATGTCTTTTGAAATGTGGGCTGGATATAGTGCTAGAGGCGGTCAAACGATAAATCCTTACGGCACAGGAAAGGATGATATGTTTGTTGGTGGATCGAGTACAGGGTCTGCCGTTGCAGTTGCTGCTAACTTTACAGTATTATCCGTTGGTACAGAAACAGATGCTTCTATTTTAAGCCCAGCTGTTCAAAACTCTGTTGTAGGTATTAAACCGACTGTTGGTTTAATTAGCCGTAGAGGCATTATTCCGTTCACATATTCGCAAGATACAGCCGGTCCGTTTGCTAGAACGGTAACAGATGCTGCTATTTTACTAGGGAGTTTAACTGGAGTGGATGAAAAAGATGTAGCTACTTATAAAAGTGAAGGCATGGCATATCAAGATTATACATCTTATCTTGATGCTAATGGTTTAAAGGGAGCGAAGATCGGTGTTTATAGCAATGCTTCAAAAGATTATTACGAAAATGGTGAGTACGATGAAAAATTGTTTGAGGAAACGATCCAAGTATTACGTAGTGAGGGAGCGACAGTAGTAGAAGATATTGATATTCCGTCTTTTCATAGGGAATGGAGTTGGGGAGTTCCACTTTATGAGCTGAAGCACAGCTTGGATAACTATCTTTCTAAATTACCTTCTACTATTCCAGTGCATTCTATTTCGGAGTTAATGGAGTTTAATAAAAACATAGCAGAAAGAGCTTTGAAATATGGACAAACTAAGTTAGAAAGAAGAAAAGATTTTCCTAATACGTTAAGAAATCCAGAATATTTAAACGCAAGATTAGAAGATATATATTTTTCGCAAAAACAAGGTATTGATTTTGCGTTGGAAAAATATAATCTTGATGCGATACTGTTCCCTTTCTATATAGGCTCTACTATATGTGCGAAAGCAGGTTATCCATCTATAGCAATACCAGCAGGATATATGAAAAACGGAAGACCTTTTGGGATTACACTTGCAAGTACTGCTTTTAGTGAAGGGACATTAATTAAACTAGCATACGCTTTTGAACAAGCGACAAAACATAGAAAAATACCAAACTTATCGTAA
- a CDS encoding NfeD family protein, with product MAGWVIWFIIAGILFIAEMLSITFYMLWLGIGAVVGGLIALFAPDALFLQVVVGAIVSLTLTFFTKRISKNFREAKGFTDTVDKLVGKNGIVMQAITSEVNGIVKVDGDTWTAISDTPIDAGEKVVVIKRHSTILQVKKESE from the coding sequence ATGGCTGGATGGGTGATTTGGTTTATAATAGCGGGTATTTTATTTATTGCAGAAATGTTGTCGATTACTTTTTACATGCTTTGGCTTGGAATTGGAGCTGTTGTCGGAGGTCTTATTGCTTTGTTTGCTCCTGATGCACTATTCTTACAAGTTGTTGTTGGGGCGATTGTAAGTTTAACATTGACTTTCTTTACGAAAAGAATTTCAAAAAACTTTCGAGAAGCAAAAGGTTTTACTGATACAGTAGATAAACTGGTTGGTAAAAATGGAATTGTTATGCAAGCGATTACAAGTGAAGTGAACGGTATTGTGAAAGTGGATGGAGATACTTGGACAGCTATTTCGGATACTCCTATTGATGCTGGAGAAAAAGTCGTTGTTATAAAGAGGCATAGTACTATTTTACAAGTGAAAAAGGAGAGTGAATAA
- a CDS encoding SPFH domain-containing protein, with the protein MAVALTLTIIFALIVVVFIALTIKIISQQKVGVVERFGKFQRIMHPGLNILIPIVDRVRVYHDLRIQQTNVPPQKVITKDNVQVEIDTIIFYQIVEPELATYGISNYEYGVRNITSATMRQIIGKMELDETLSGREKISTEIRLALDEATEKWGVRIERVEIVDINPPKDVQVSMEKQMKAERNKRAIILEAEAAKQDKVLRAEGEKQSKILMAEGDKEARIREAEGIREAKELEAQGEARAIEEIAKAEQNRIELLRAADLDERVLAYKSFESLIEVAKGPANKVFIPSNAIETLGTLGAIGEIFKEKQAKKLPSSDTEK; encoded by the coding sequence ATGGCAGTAGCATTAACGTTAACGATTATTTTCGCATTGATTGTCGTTGTATTTATTGCATTGACGATTAAAATTATTTCGCAGCAAAAAGTTGGGGTTGTTGAAAGGTTTGGTAAATTTCAACGGATTATGCACCCAGGATTAAATATTTTAATCCCAATTGTAGATCGTGTTCGTGTATATCATGATTTGCGTATTCAACAAACGAATGTACCACCACAAAAGGTAATTACGAAAGATAATGTACAAGTAGAAATTGATACAATTATTTTCTATCAAATTGTTGAACCAGAGCTTGCGACATATGGTATTTCAAACTATGAATATGGTGTTCGTAATATTACATCTGCAACAATGCGACAAATTATTGGTAAAATGGAGCTTGATGAAACATTATCAGGTCGTGAAAAAATTTCAACAGAAATTCGTTTAGCACTTGATGAAGCGACAGAAAAATGGGGCGTTCGTATTGAGCGTGTCGAAATAGTCGATATTAACCCACCAAAAGATGTGCAAGTATCAATGGAAAAACAAATGAAAGCAGAACGTAATAAACGTGCGATCATTTTAGAAGCTGAAGCAGCAAAACAAGACAAAGTCCTTCGTGCTGAAGGAGAAAAACAAAGTAAAATTTTAATGGCTGAAGGGGATAAAGAAGCGCGTATTCGTGAAGCGGAAGGTATACGAGAAGCGAAAGAATTAGAAGCGCAAGGGGAAGCAAGAGCGATTGAGGAAATTGCAAAAGCAGAACAAAATCGAATTGAATTACTTCGCGCAGCAGATTTAGATGAGCGCGTACTTGCTTATAAATCATTTGAATCATTGATTGAGGTTGCAAAAGGACCAGCAAATAAAGTCTTTATTCCGTCTAATGCAATTGAAACACTTGGTACTCTTGGTGCTATTGGGGAAATTTTTAAAGAGAAACAAGCGAAGAAATTACCTTCGTCAGATACAGAAAAATAA